The proteins below are encoded in one region of Oncorhynchus nerka isolate Pitt River linkage group LG15, Oner_Uvic_2.0, whole genome shotgun sequence:
- the LOC115143089 gene encoding LOW QUALITY PROTEIN: LIM domain and actin-binding protein 1-like (The sequence of the model RefSeq protein was modified relative to this genomic sequence to represent the inferred CDS: inserted 1 base in 1 codon) encodes MEGGSSFSRKSWASQSLRVTARELSLVSTRGKTNAIAERFSKYQRAAEEANAEKKKKASVESLPPTLRSGNLSVLKKRWEQPAPRQDKPSLQPAGPPRARLIPPAVPKPVPPTEHXPPAKSPGSPGTQGSQDSIQYPSAAITKEGAERRMERKDQRPSEGEEEEEGLMQVEDKVAPPSPCSPVEKPSVPLNSLKMMFEKGEGAKRRVSTGLHSSSSEDMDQRIGVLSPDRVLETTSLKERMAKYQSALTKKGPLARTASQSEGEDGSLKENVPPSGVAVSQALESYSRKVAVEETNGDGMDTPTSKDSTSSPSSAHSDPPKAARKFCLPVRETCIACLKTVYPLERLVANTQIFHTSCFRCLHCNTKLSLGNYASLHGNVYCKPHFSQLFKAKGNYDEGFGHRPHKELWTPRAEGEEEEEGVDREVEKKPKEQAERVAVVSRPASSGKQPSPTVEESPLAKVTDLTASLETRSHTTSTEKLSSAEKVPEARKLRVAWPPPADSDAGTSQILEAGSGVSRPWRAKWPPEGEVSSSTLSHDRSELKSLRRSSSLKERSRPFSVAPSLTTNALGPREPRRPLKSLLDRRGSLEDSHSMPKEPEPKPQREREVRQEDKKECKPAPPSGSVVNGETSSEEEVESLPAAQEEREEPMERGKEIEGASLKCQSASPDIPASPSPSPQPKHNRSSQDVGFWEGEEEGGEGEQLTVEEMIKRNRYYEEEEEEDDV; translated from the exons TCGGTGGAGAGCCTTCCTCCCACTCTGCGTTCAGGGAACCTGAGTGTTCTGAAGAAGCGCTGGGAGCAGCCGGCACCTCGCCAAGACAAACCCTCCCTGCAACCAGCCGGCCCACCCCGCGCCCGCCTTATCCCCCCAGCTGTACCCAAACCAGTGCCACCGACTGAGC CGCCCCCAGCCAAATCTCCAGGATCCCCGGGCACTCAAGGTAGTCAAGACAGTATCCAGTATCCTTCAGCAGCTATAACCAAGGAAGGAgcggagagaaggatggagagaaaagaTCAGCGGccaagtgagggagaggaggaggaggaagggctgATGCAGGTGGAAGATAAGGTGGCGCCACCCAGCCCCTGCAGCCCCGTTGAGAAACCCAGCGTGCCTCTCAACAGCCTGAAGATGATGTTTGAGAAGGGAGAGGGCGCCAAGAGAAGG GTGAGCACGGGACTACACAGCAGCTCCTCCGAGGACATGGACCAGAGAATAGGAG TGTTATCCCCTGACCGAGTTCTGGAGACCACCTCCCTGAAGGAAAGAATGGCCAAGTACCAGTCAGCCCTTACCAAAAAGGGCCCACTAGCACGcact GCCAGTCAGTCAGAGGGAGAGGACGGCAGCCTCAAGGAGAATGTGCCCCCTAGTGGTGTGGCTGTG aGCCAGGCTTTAGAGTCCTACAGCAGAAAAGTTGCTGTAGAAGAGACCAATG GTGATGGCATGGACACACCTACCTCTAAGGATAGTACCTCTTCTCCATCCTCAGCCCACAGTGACCCGCCCAAGGCAGCCAGG AAGTTCTGCCTGCCCGTGAGGGAGACGTGCATTGCATGCCTGAAGACGGTGTACCCGTTGGAGAGGCTGGTGGCTAACACCCAGATCTTCCACACCTCCTGCTTCCGCTGTCTGCACTGCAACACCAAGCTCAG TCTGGGAAACTACGCCTCTCTGCACGGCAATGTCTACTGCAAGCCCCACTTCAGCCAGCTGTTCAAGGCCAAAGGCAACTACGACGAAGGCTTCGGCCACCGGCCCCACAAGGAACTGTGGACACCCcgtgcagagggagaggaggaggaagagggagtagACCGGGAGGTGGAGAAGAAGCCAAAGGAGCAGGCAGAAAGAGTGGCGGTGGTGTCCCGTCCAGCCTCGTCAGGCAAGCAGCCCAGCCCCACAGTGGAGGAGTCTCCCCTGGCCAAGGTGACGGACCTGACTGCCTCTCTGGAGACACGCAGCCACACCACCTCCACTGAGAAACTCTCCAGCGCCGAGAAAGTCCCAGAGGCCCGCAAGCTGAGGGTTGCCTGGCCCCCTCCTGCCGACAGCGATGCTGGTACCTCTCAAATTCTGGAGGCTGGTAGTGGTGTGAGCCGGCCCTGGAGAGCCAAGTGGCCCCCAGAGGGTGAGGTGTCATCGTCCACCCTGAGCCACGACAGGTCCGAGCTGAAGAGCCTGAGGAGGAGCTCGTCTCTGAAGGAGCGAAGTCGGCCTTTCTCGGTGGCCCCCAGCCTCACCACCAATGCCCTCGGGCCACGGGAGCCCCGCAGGCCCCTCAAATCCCTGCTGGATAGGAGGGGGTCACTGGAGGACAGCCACTCCATGCCTAAGGAACCAGAACCCAAaccccagagggagagagaggtaaggcaGGAGGACAAAAAGGAGTGCAAGCCCGCCCCGCCCAGCGGCAGTGTGGTGAATGGAGAGACCAGCTccgaggaggaggtagagagtcTGCCGGCggcacaggaggagagagaagagccgatggagagaggaaaggaaatagAAGGGGCTTCTCTGAAATGCCAAAGTGCCTCTCCGGATATCCCAGCATCTCCCTCTCCGTCCCCGCAGCCCAAACACAACCGCAGCTCCCAGGACGTGGGCTTCTGGGAGGGCGAGGAGGAGGGGGGCGAGGGGGAGCAGCTCACCGTAGAGGAGATGATCAAGAGGAACCGCTactatgaggaagaggaggaggaagatgatgtCTGA